From the genome of Papaver somniferum cultivar HN1 chromosome 2, ASM357369v1, whole genome shotgun sequence, one region includes:
- the LOC113348437 gene encoding 3-ketoacyl-CoA synthase 12-like, translated as MIFVVLSFVFSLVFLLWKKLVEKWRGEACYILEYECYKPTDDRKLDTELCGDLIRRNKTLGLEEYKFLLKAIVSSGIGEETYGPRNIIEGRENTPSIKDSLIEVEEFFYDTLDKLFAKSNVSPKDIDILVVNISIFVTSPSLTARIINRYKMREDVQVFNLSGMGCSASLISIDLVRNIFKVRKNRLAIVVTTECIGPNWYSGNVKSMILTNCLFRSGGCAILLSNNPSLKHKAMFELKCLVRTHLGASDEAYECCQQQEDELGRPGIHLGKNLPKAATRAFIKNLTELGPKILPLRELIRYVLVSNLRRYMKNGSPKQSGSSSSVNFKTGVDHFCLHPGGKAVIEAVGKSLGLSEYDLEPARMTLHRFGNTSASCLWYVLAYMEAKKRLKKGDRILMISFGSGFKCNSCHWEVLRDLDDANVWEDCIASYPPSNLTNPFMEKYSWVNEATSDEITGY; from the coding sequence ATGATATTTGTAGTACTATCGTTTGTGttttctttagtgtttttacTGTGGAAGAAGTTGGTTGAGAAATGGAGAGGTGAAGCATGTTATATCTTGGAGTATGAATGTTACAAACCAACTGATGATAGAAAGCTAGATACGGAGTTATGCGGAGATCTCATAAGAAGAAACAAGACTTTGGGTCTTGAAGAATACAAATTCCTTTTAAAAGCCATAGTTAGTTCAGGCATTGGTGAAGAAACTTATGGACCAAGAAACATTATTGAAGGTCGTGAGAATACTCCATCTATCAAAGATAGTCTCATTGAAGTAGAGGAATTCTTTTACGATACTCTCGACAAGCTTTTCGCGAAATCGAATGTTTCTCCGAAAGATATAGATATCCTTGTCGTTAATATCTCTATATTTGTTACTTCTCCTTCTTTAACTGCAAGGATAATTAACCGTTACAAAATGAGAGAAGACGTTCAAGTGTTTAACTTGTCAGGAATGGGGTGCAGTGCTAGTTTGATATCTATCGACCTTGTCAGAAACATCTTCAAAGTTCGTAAGAATAGGTTGGCGATCGTCGTTACAACCGAATGCATCGGCCCGAACTGGTATTCAGGAAACGTCAAGTCCATGATTCTTACAAACTGTCTGTTTAGATCAGGTGGGTGTGCTATTCTTTTATCAAATAATCCAAGTTTAAAACATAAAGCTATGTTTGAGTTGAAATGTCTAGTTAGGACTCACTTGGGTGCAAGTGATGAAGCTTATGAATGCTGCCAGCAACAAGAAGATGAACTTGGAAGGCCAGGAATTCATCTCGGCAAGAATTTACCCAAGGCTGCAACTCGAGCTTTCATCAAAAACCTGACAGAATTAGGACCTAAAATATTACCATTACGGGAATTAATCCGTTACGTTCTAGTATCAAATCTTCGTCGATATATGAAAAATGGCTCACCGAAGCAAAGTGGTAGTAGTAGTAGTGTGAATTTTAAGACTGGCGTAGATCATTTTTGCCTTCACCCCGGCGGAAAGGCAGTTATCGAGGCAGTTGGAAAGAGCTTGGGGTTGTCAGAGTACGACTTAGAACCGGCTAGAATGACACTGCATAGATTTGGTAATACATCGGCTAGTTGTCTTTGGTATGTGTTAGCGTATATGGAAGCAAAAAAGAGACTTAAAAAGGGTGACAGGATTTTGATGATAAGTTTTGGTTCTGGTTTTAAGTGCAATAGTTGTCATTGGGAGGTCTTAAGAGATTTGGATGATGCAAATGTTTGGGAAGATTGTATTGCTAGTTACCCTCCAAGTA